In the Anopheles merus strain MAF unplaced genomic scaffold, AmerM5.1 LNR4000421, whole genome shotgun sequence genome, agagagagattagaAACAGCTCACAACACTACCCTCCTTTTACTagacagcaacagcaccacgtTCGCTTTTGTGTTAGAATGTTAACGACTTTCTGTTCTCATGTACGGTTTAGCgatgaaatgttttcttttttaaatatgtaatTAAACGGTAAGAATGTAATAAAATGTAGCCTCAGTTTACCTGAAATATCGTCCTGCTTGCGGCATTTCGCCTTTCTGCGCCGCTGCTAGCTCTCGTACTTCTCCACCAGATGCCGGGTGCCGTACTCTTCGTACTCGTTTCGGCTCATGCACGATTTCATGAAGCTGAGCGACTGGGAATACTTCTTACCACCATGCCAGGCATACGTGATTGGACTGGAAGCAAGAGAAAGACAACGATAGCCACTATTTAAAGCAAGGAACAAAGAAATTGGCTGGGCAGACTCACTTTTCCGGAACCGTCACATTAACGTCGTACTCATCCGGTGCCAGCGCTCGGACGTCCCGTTCCACGCGCGACTGCATGCCGGGAAACAGGGCACATCCACCGCACACGACAATGTTCGCGAACAGATGCGGCCGTGTCTCCTCCGGGCACAGATTAATCGCATCCACGATCGCTTCCGGTACGCCCATCTGCTGTATCCCGACGTCCGACGGGTGGAACAGTATCTCCGGTATAACGAACCGCTCGTTACCGAGCCGCACCGTCTGTAGCTCCTCTCCACCATCGCCCGCCCCACCCGATTCGTTCGGTTTGCGTAAAAATCCGCGCCGTATCTGCGTGTAGTCCGGCAGCACGTACTCCCGCAGGATCGTATTGTCCGGGATGCGTTTGCGCGCTATCCGCATGTCCTCGTTGAAGTTCTGCGACACGAAGCAGCTGTCCTCCTTCACCTGATTGATCACGTACGATTCGTCCATCACGTTCAGCTGCCGATAGGAGATGATTTCCTTCAGATGGTTCGTCAGCACCTTCCCACCGACGTCGATGCGCCGGATCGCTTCCCGCACCTTGCAGCCCTTCACGAACGGCACCACGTGCGTGAAGCTGAAGCCCATCTCCACCACCACGCAGGCGAGTGGCCGTTTGCCCTCCGGCTGCTCCGTTTGCTCGCTGTGGGTGTAGTTGAACGCCGCCAAATCGATGGCCGTCGATTTGCACACCGCATCGCAGTCGTACTCTTCGTACAGGATCTCCAGCATCGCTTCCTGGATCGAGCCGAAGTTGAACAGCGGCTCGGTGATGAGGAGCGGCGTGTCGGCAAACTGCACCGGACAGCAGTCCGGGCTGAAAAGGTAGTCCCAGACCGTTTTCTGTACATCCCAGTTCACCAGGTAGCCGCGCTGAAAGCAGAGGATGTAAAACAGGCCCGACGCGTCGCGGCACTCTTCGATCTGGTTGCCGATGAACGGTCGCCTCCGTTCGGATTTGGCTTTTGTGATGCAGTTCAGGATGGTTCTGGAAATGGAAAGCGAGATTGGCAATGTAAATTGAAAGGACGCAACTATAGacttgctgtgtgtgtgacttACTTCGGTTCGGAGTCATCGGATAAACCAAGCTTGGCGTAGAATGCGCCATTATCCAGCACGAACGCGTTATTGTCGCCCATGATGAGGGAAAGGGTTTTGGGAAGCTTTTTGCTTCCGTTTTCGATTCACTTTTAGTTCTTCAAGCCAGGACGACCGGCatcggtttgttgttgttgagttaCAGTGACAAACAAAATGGACGAAGCTGTATGGAGTGTAGGAACGGCGATTATTGTACTTTATTtaccttttgaaatgaaagaaagatTTTAAAACAACTAGAGAattattgaaatgaaaaagcaAAAGTATTAGCAgttaaaatattaacaaattAATATAATActtcattaatttatgcatgtagcagcccactgtgcagttcgcgtggctcgtacgcagagtacgagctgtcatcaagagctgtcagaattccgtggcgtgaacgaccattctgtttggcgcccattttgagagcagaccgatttggaaaagtaaaaataaagaaaattgaacaaaacgctaaagtggtgaccccgacgtgatccgtcaatatttttcacaattacgaacgaattcaaacaatggagaacgagaacgcaactgtaccgtgtgctcagcatgtttatgctggtgaaagtgtagcatcatcatcatcatcatccgcggctgttgcagcaATTGCTACCCCGCGTCTTAACCCACCAGTTATGGCCGACACCAACATTGACGCATAttttatgtccctcgagttttggtttgctgcatCTGGAATCACCGCCCAACATGACTCTCAACGGTACAATATCGTCATGGCCCAGGTTCCCCCGCAGAAACTTGGTGAACTTCGCACAATTGTCGAGAATACTCCAACTAGTGGAAAATACCCATATATCAAATCAAAGTTGACGGAACATTTCGCTGACAGCCAGCAGCGGCGTTTGCATCGTGTGTTGTCTGAAATGCCCCTTGGAGATTTAAAGCCTAGCCATCTTTTTAACGAGATGAAGCGAGTTGCCGGCGATTCTCTAGGGGACACCTTGCTGCTAGACTTATGGGCAGCTCGACTTCCTGCTCATGCCCAAGCAGCAGTAATTGCTTCGCGTGGTGATGCCGCTGACAAGACGACTATAGCTGATGCTATTGTCGAATCTATGAGCTTACGAAATATTAGCTCTATCGGTCAGGAAACAACTACAACTGCTCTCAATGTAACATCGAGTGATCAACAGATTCAGGATCTTAAATTGGCAATCGACGCATTatcgaaacgatttgacaagatCCATCCTAATAACCCCCAAGGTCGATCCCGTTCTCGCGCACGTAGTACGGATGCTGATCGCGCTAGAGACACATCAAATGGGCCATGCTGGTATCATCGTACTTACGGAAGTAATGCTAGAGTATGTCGCGCACCTTGCTCTGTAGGTAATTGGCCTTCTTCCAGCCAGCAATGACGCcactctgctgatgctgtggaGGAAAATGGCGAACTTTCCTCGGCAGCCACAATCTgtcgactgaaaattgcagattgTTCTACTAATATGCAATTTCTTATCGATACTGGAGCGGATGTTTCCGTCGTTCcaaaaggattaaaatcaGCCAGAGTAAAGCCTTCGTCTATCCAATTGTTCGCCGCTAATGGAACTGCTATTGAAGTATACGGTGAAGTGTTACTGAAAGTAAACCTCGGCCTCCGTCGTGAATTTGTGTGGTCGTTTCTCATTGCTGATGTCTCAACGGGTATCATCGGAGCAGATTTTTTACGGAAGTTTGATCTTCTTATTGACTTAAAACGTGGCCGCCTCATAGACAACACTACCAATTTAGAGTCACGTGGTTTTCTTACCAGAGATATTGACATttcggtgaaaactttttccgcgGCGTCGCCATTTGTAGATTTACTAACTGAATTTCCACAAATAACACACCTCGCCCCTATGGGTACAACAACTAAGTCTTCTGTTATGCATAGAATTGAAACGACTGGCCAGCCTGTATATGCTAGACCTCGAAGACTTTCACCAGAAAAATTCGAAGCAGCCCGTAACGAATTCgaacttttgatgaaattgggaATATGTCGTCCATCAAGCAGCAATTGGGCTAGCCCTCTCCACATGGTCAAGAAAGCAGATGGAACATGGCGACCATGTGGAGACTATCGTGCTCTTAATGCTCAAACTGTTCCGGACCGATATCCGTTGCCGTATCTCCAGGATTTTACATCAATGTTACAAGgtaaatgcatattttctaaaattgatCTACAAAAAGCATTTCATCAAGTTCCTATACATCCGGATGATATTCCGAAAACAGCTATTACGACGCCGTTCGGAATGTAcgaatttttattcatgacgTTCGGTTTGCGCAACGCGGCTCAAACCTTTCAGCGATTGATACATGAAGTTGTGCGTGGCTTAGAGTTTGTGTTCCCTTATGTCGACGACCTTTTTGTAGCGTCCAATTCTCTCgatgaacataaacaacatctgAGACAGTTGTTTGAGAGACTAAATGATCACAATCTGACCATTAATGTAGCTAAATGTGAATTTGGTCGCGATAAGCTCAATTTTTTGGGTCACGCTGTATCTGCTGAAGGAATTCGCCCATTACCTGATCGTGTACTAGCCATCCAAAACTTTAACCTTCCGTCGACAGTAAAGGAACTTAAACGATTCCTGgcaataatcaatttttatcgaaGGTTCATTCCTCATGCCATTGAAGCTCAAATTCCATTATTGAACATGATCCcgggaaataaacgaaacgactGCTCTCCTTTGTCCTGGACTGACAACACTCTTGCAGCTTTCgatcaatgtaaacaacaactcGCACAAGCCACCTTATTATCTCATCCTGCTAAATCTGCTGAGCTTTCTCTTTGGGTTGATGCCTCAGACATTGCCGCTGGTGCTGTATTACATCAAATTGTGGAGGGAAACGTTCAACCCCTGGgattcttttccaaaaaatttgataaagcgcAGCTGCGGTATAGTACTTACGATCGAGAATTATCAGCAATATATTTGGCAGTGCGTCACTTTAAGTATATGCTGGAAGGGCGCAGCTGTCATATTTACACTGATCATAAACCCATTATATATgcatttcgccaaaaactCGACAAAGCTTCTGATCGGCAAGCCCGTCAACTAGATTTCATAGGCCAAATAACTACTGACATACGCCACATAAATGGTACAGAAAATATCGTCGCCGATCTGCTGTCTCGCATATCAGCTATACACACATTGCCTTCGATGGATTTTGTTGCGCTGgcaaatgatcaaaaaaaTGACGAGGAACTCCGCAAGATATTGCAAGGTACAACTGAATCGTcgctgcaattaaaattaattgagatTCCAGGCAGTAACACACAATTATATTGTGATTGCTCTACTAATCGTATTCGGCCGTATGTCACACCATCATTTCGAAATATTGCGCTGCGAGCGGTACATAATTTATCGCATCCTGGGACACGAAGCACAGCCAAATTGATGACCGAAAGATTCGTTTGGCCAAATATTCGAAAAGATAGCATTGCCTTTGCGAGAAGTTGTATACAATGCCaacgttcaaaaatatcaagGCATACTCAATCACCATTATCCCAATACCCTTCTCCAGACGATCGATTTTCCCATATTAACATCGACATAGTTGGTCCTTTTCCAATCAGCAGAGGAAATAGGTACTGCTTGACTATAATCGATAGATTTACTCGATGGCCAGAGGCTTTACCTATTCCGGACATGACTGCTTCTACAATAGCTGATGCTCTAGTTTCGGGATGGATTGCGCGTTTTGGTGTACCGAAATATATTACTTCTGATCAAGGTAGACAATTTGAGTCATCACTCTTCTTGGAATTAAACCGCCTGTTAGGTTCAACTCACCTGCGTACAACTGCATACCATCCTCAAAGCAATGGAATCATCGAAAGAttccatagaacatttaaagcaGCTCTTCTCTGCCACGATAATGAACACTGGTGTGAAAATCTCGCAGTGATACTACTTGGCTTAAGAACAACATACAAAGAAGATATTAAAGCATCACCAGCTGAGATGGTTTATGGTACCACACTTCGTATTCCCTCCGAATTTTTCAACGATATTggcgaaacaacaaatgaagctgAGTTTGTAGCTAATTTACGAAATGCCATGCGATCATTACGCCCCAGACAAACCTCATGGCATGGT is a window encoding:
- the LOC121602354 gene encoding actin-related protein 6-like, whose translation is MGDNNAFVLDNGAFYAKLGLSDDSEPKTILNCITKAKSERRRPFIGNQIEECRDASGLFYILCFQRGYLVNWDVQKTVWDYLFSPDCCPVQFADTPLLITEPLFNFGSIQEAMLEILYEEYDCDAVCKSTAIDLAAFNYTHSEQTEQPEGKRPLACVVVEMGFSFTHVVPFVKGCKVREAIRRIDVGGKVLTNHLKEIISYRQLNVMDESYVINQVKEDSCFVSQNFNEDMRIARKRIPDNTILREYVLPDYTQIRRGFLRKPNESGGAGDGGEELQTVRLGNERFVIPEILFHPSDVGIQQMGVPEAIVDAINLCPEETRPHLFANIVVCGGCALFPGMQSRVERDVRALAPDEYDVNVTVPENPITYAWHGGKKYSQSLSFMKSCMSRNEYEEYGTRHLVEKYES